Proteins from a genomic interval of Pseudomonas asplenii:
- the yajC gene encoding preprotein translocase subunit YajC, which produces MSFFISNAFADGAAPAAAGPAGGFEWIFLVGFLVIFYLMIWRPQAKRAKEQKNLLGSLAKGDEVVTTGGIAGKIVKVTDEFVVLEISDTVEMKFQKGAVAATLPKGTLKAI; this is translated from the coding sequence ATGAGCTTTTTCATCTCTAACGCGTTCGCTGATGGCGCGGCCCCTGCTGCTGCCGGTCCTGCGGGCGGCTTTGAGTGGATTTTCCTGGTCGGTTTCCTGGTCATCTTCTATCTGATGATCTGGCGCCCACAGGCCAAGCGTGCCAAAGAGCAGAAGAACCTGCTGGGCAGCCTGGCCAAGGGTGACGAAGTGGTGACCACCGGTGGTATCGCCGGCAAGATCGTCAAGGTGACCGATGAGTTCGTGGTACTGGAAATTTCCGACACCGTCGAAATGAAGTTCCAGAAGGGTGCCGTCGCGGCCACTCTGCCTAAAGGCACACTGAAAGCGATCTAA
- the tgt gene encoding tRNA guanosine(34) transglycosylase Tgt, whose translation MSFELLATDGKARRGRLTFPRGTVETPAFMPVGTYGTVKGMLPRDIVATGAEIILGNTFHLWLRPGTEVIKEHGDLHDFMQWKGPILTDSGGFQVFSLGAMRKIKEEGVTFASPVDGAKVFMGPEESMQVQRDLGSDIVMIFDECTPYPADEDVARVSMELSLRWAQRSKNAHGDNTAALFGIVQGGMHENLRMRSLEGLDKIGFDGLAIGGLSVGEPKHEMIKVLDYLPGRMPADKPRYLMGVGKPEDLVEGVRRGVDMFDCVMPTRNARNGHLFIDTGVLKIRNAFHRHDDSPLDPTCDCYTCQNFSRAYLHHLDKCGEMLGSMLNTIHNLRHYQRLMAGLREAIQQGTLAAFVDAFYAKRGLPVPPLD comes from the coding sequence ATGTCGTTCGAGTTGCTGGCCACCGATGGCAAGGCCCGTCGCGGTCGCCTGACGTTCCCGCGCGGCACCGTCGAGACCCCGGCCTTCATGCCGGTGGGTACCTACGGCACGGTCAAGGGCATGCTGCCACGGGATATCGTCGCCACTGGCGCCGAGATCATCCTCGGCAACACCTTCCACCTGTGGCTGCGTCCGGGCACCGAGGTGATCAAGGAACACGGCGACCTGCATGATTTTATGCAGTGGAAAGGCCCGATCCTCACCGACTCCGGTGGTTTCCAGGTGTTCAGCCTGGGCGCCATGCGCAAGATCAAGGAGGAGGGCGTGACCTTCGCTTCGCCGGTCGATGGCGCCAAGGTGTTCATGGGGCCGGAGGAGTCGATGCAGGTGCAGCGCGACCTGGGCTCGGACATCGTGATGATTTTCGACGAGTGCACGCCGTACCCGGCCGATGAAGACGTCGCGCGGGTGTCGATGGAGTTGTCGTTGCGCTGGGCCCAGCGCTCGAAGAACGCCCATGGCGACAACACCGCCGCGCTGTTCGGGATCGTTCAGGGCGGCATGCATGAGAACCTGCGCATGCGCTCCCTCGAAGGCCTGGACAAGATCGGCTTCGATGGCCTGGCTATCGGCGGTCTGTCGGTGGGTGAGCCCAAGCACGAGATGATCAAGGTGCTGGACTATCTGCCAGGCCGGATGCCGGCTGACAAACCTCGTTACCTTATGGGCGTTGGCAAGCCGGAAGATCTGGTGGAGGGTGTGCGCCGCGGGGTGGACATGTTCGATTGCGTGATGCCAACCCGTAATGCCCGCAATGGGCATCTGTTCATCGATACCGGCGTGCTGAAGATCCGTAACGCGTTTCATCGCCATGATGATTCGCCGCTGGATCCGACCTGCGATTGCTACACCTGCCAGAACTTCTCCCGTGCTTATCTGCATCATTTGGACAAGTGCGGCGAAATGCTCGGGAGTATGTTGAATACCATCCACAACTTGCGTCATTACCAGCGCCTGATGGCTGGTTTGCGCGAGGCTATTCAACAGGGTACATTGGCCGCCTTTGTCGATGCCTTCTATGCCAAGCGCGGACTTCCCGTGCCGCCCTTGGACTGA
- the queA gene encoding tRNA preQ1(34) S-adenosylmethionine ribosyltransferase-isomerase QueA: MRVADFTFELPDSLIARHPLAERRNSRLLTLDGPSGALAHRQFTDLLEYLRPGDLMVFNNTRVIPARLFGQKASGGKLEILVERVLDSHRVLAHVRSSKSPKPGSKILIEGGGEAEMLARHDTLFELGFAEEVLPLLERVGHMPLPPYIDRPDEGADRERYQTVYAERLGAVAAPTAGLHFDQPLLEAIAAKGVETAFVTLHVGAGTFQPVRVERIEDHHMHNEWLEVTQDVVDAVAACRARGGRVVAVGTTSVRSLESAARDGVLKPFSGDTDIFIYPGRPFHVVDALVTNFHLPESTLLMLVSAFAGYPETMAAYQAAVDNGYRFFSYGDAMFITRNPAPTGPQESAPEEQA; encoded by the coding sequence ATGCGCGTCGCTGACTTTACTTTCGAACTTCCCGATTCCCTGATTGCTCGCCATCCGCTGGCCGAGCGTCGCAATAGCCGCCTGCTGACCCTCGATGGGCCCAGCGGTGCCCTGGCACACCGTCAATTCACCGATCTGCTGGAGTATCTGCGCCCGGGCGATCTGATGGTGTTCAACAATACCCGGGTCATTCCGGCCCGCCTGTTCGGGCAGAAAGCCTCCGGCGGCAAGCTGGAAATCCTGGTGGAGCGGGTGCTCGACAGTCACCGCGTGCTGGCGCATGTACGCTCCAGCAAGTCGCCCAAACCCGGCTCGAAGATCCTCATCGAGGGCGGTGGCGAGGCCGAGATGCTGGCCCGCCACGATACCCTGTTCGAACTGGGTTTCGCCGAGGAAGTGCTGCCCTTGCTGGAGCGCGTCGGTCATATGCCGTTGCCTCCTTATATAGACCGCCCTGATGAGGGGGCCGACCGCGAGCGTTATCAGACGGTCTACGCCGAGCGTCTGGGCGCCGTAGCCGCGCCGACTGCCGGCCTGCATTTCGACCAGCCGCTGCTGGAGGCCATTGCCGCCAAGGGCGTGGAGACCGCGTTCGTCACCCTGCACGTGGGCGCCGGCACCTTCCAGCCGGTGCGCGTGGAGCGCATCGAAGACCACCACATGCACAACGAGTGGCTGGAGGTCACCCAGGACGTGGTCGACGCCGTCGCGGCCTGCCGTGCTCGCGGTGGTCGGGTGGTCGCGGTGGGCACCACCAGTGTGCGTTCGCTGGAAAGCGCGGCCCGCGATGGCGTACTCAAGCCGTTCAGCGGCGACACCGACATCTTTATCTACCCGGGCCGGCCGTTCCATGTGGTCGATGCCCTGGTCACCAACTTCCATCTGCCCGAATCCACGCTGTTGATGCTGGTTTCGGCCTTCGCCGGTTATCCCGAAACCATGGCCGCCTACCAGGCCGCCGTGGACAACGGTTACCGCTTCTTCAGTTACGGTGATGCGATGTTCATCACCCGCAACCCCGCGCCGACCGGACCCCAGGAATCGGCACCCGAGGAGCAAGCATGA
- a CDS encoding type II toxin-antitoxin system MqsR family toxin — MEKSTPHCKLSIIKVLVEAGKVRTTHSARMGADELGLELFDMLGVVMSLATSDFYKSMTTHADHTIWQDVYRPKTRVGDVYLKLTVIDDVLIVSFKEL, encoded by the coding sequence ATGGAAAAAAGCACTCCCCATTGCAAGCTATCGATCATCAAAGTCTTGGTCGAGGCGGGGAAGGTACGTACCACGCACTCTGCCCGAATGGGGGCGGATGAGCTCGGGCTGGAATTGTTCGATATGCTGGGCGTTGTGATGAGCCTGGCTACCTCGGACTTTTACAAGAGCATGACCACACACGCCGATCACACGATCTGGCAGGACGTATACCGTCCCAAAACCCGGGTCGGCGATGTGTATTTGAAGCTGACGGTGATCGATGACGTACTGATCGTATCCTTCAAGGAGCTATGA
- a CDS encoding type II toxin-antitoxin system MqsA family antitoxin: MKCPACGAAELLHDTRDLPYTYKGENTVITAVTGDFCPVCGESVLNLAESDRVMREMRAFSKQVNTAIVDPGFIASVRKKLSLDQREAAEIFGGGINAFSRYENGKTKPSLALVKLLKVLDRHPELLEEIRTA, translated from the coding sequence ATGAAATGCCCTGCCTGTGGTGCGGCAGAACTGCTCCACGATACTCGTGACCTACCCTACACCTACAAGGGCGAAAACACCGTGATCACGGCAGTGACAGGTGACTTCTGCCCAGTATGCGGCGAGTCCGTTCTGAATCTGGCTGAATCAGACCGCGTCATGCGTGAAATGCGCGCGTTCTCGAAACAGGTCAATACAGCCATTGTTGATCCAGGATTCATTGCCAGCGTGCGCAAGAAACTTTCCCTTGATCAGCGAGAAGCGGCGGAAATCTTCGGCGGAGGCATCAATGCCTTCTCTCGGTACGAGAATGGCAAAACCAAGCCATCGCTGGCCTTGGTCAAGCTGCTTAAAGTACTCGACCGGCACCCAGAGCTGCTGGAAGAAATCAGGACCGCCTGA
- a CDS encoding DUF3077 domain-containing protein: MTTSSPIKTLGAVTFSTCGSQGRELFRVNGDVPMLEAMEHASLLLQCAKALSLDAALDAKDGERYAWAAHYLGEMGKAVIDDLTQGMLLEA; encoded by the coding sequence ATGACCACATCATCCCCAATCAAAACCCTCGGCGCCGTCACCTTTTCTACCTGCGGTTCCCAAGGCCGCGAGCTGTTTCGCGTCAATGGCGATGTGCCGATGCTGGAAGCCATGGAGCATGCTTCCCTGTTGTTGCAGTGCGCCAAGGCGTTGTCCCTCGATGCGGCATTAGACGCAAAGGATGGCGAGCGCTATGCCTGGGCGGCGCATTATCTGGGGGAGATGGGCAAGGCCGTGATCGATGATCTTACGCAGGGGATGTTGCTTGAGGCATAG
- a CDS encoding formate dehydrogenase subunit gamma encodes MPDEMLHLSMVNRLLERHKGSPGALLPILHEIQEGIGYIPDAAIPEIAHALNQSQAEVRGVISFYHDFRTAPPARHILRLCRAESCQSRGAEQLAAQLRDRLQLNDHGSSADGSISLRPVYCLGACACSPALELDGQVHARLSAERLDALLDACREDA; translated from the coding sequence ATGCCTGATGAGATGCTGCACCTGTCTATGGTCAACCGCCTGCTGGAGCGCCACAAAGGCTCCCCCGGCGCACTGTTGCCGATCCTTCATGAGATTCAGGAGGGCATCGGCTACATCCCCGATGCCGCCATTCCAGAGATTGCCCACGCCCTCAACCAGAGCCAGGCCGAGGTTCGCGGCGTAATCAGTTTCTACCACGACTTCCGCACCGCGCCCCCCGCTCGACATATCCTGCGCCTGTGCCGGGCCGAATCCTGCCAGAGCCGCGGCGCCGAACAACTCGCTGCGCAGCTGCGCGACCGCCTGCAACTGAACGACCACGGCAGCAGCGCCGATGGCAGCATCAGCCTGCGTCCGGTCTATTGCCTCGGTGCCTGCGCCTGCTCGCCCGCCCTGGAGCTGGATGGCCAGGTACATGCGCGGCTCAGCGCCGAACGCCTGGACGCCCTGCTCGATGCCTGCCGGGAGGACGCATGA
- a CDS encoding formate dehydrogenase beta subunit → MMPTLYLPTDSLARAVGADDIATALLAQARERNLSLDLQRTSSRGLYWLEPLLEVDSPQGRIGFGPVTAADVPALLDALQGDPSSHPLALGLVEQLPYLKSQQRLLFARAGITRPLSLEDYRAHGGFEGLARAIALGGEQTATAVLDSGLRGRGGAAFPAGIKWRTVRSTQAAQKYIVCNADEGDSGTFADRMLMEGDPFLLIEGMAIAGLSVGASYGYIYVRSEYPQAVATLREALGIARAAGYLGSDVGGSGLAFDLEVRVGAGAYICGEETALLDSLEGKRGIVRAKPPIPALQGLFGQPTLVHNVLTLASVPLILAKGAQFYRDYGMGRSLGTMPFQLAGNIRHGGLVERAFGLTLRELVEDYGGGTASGRPLKAAQVGGPLGAWVPPEHFDTPLDYEAFAAIGAMLGHGGVVVADDSLDMAHMARFALQFCAEESCGKCTPCRIGSTRGVEVIDRLLAAPDQSGRDEQAIILKDLCDTLQYGSLCALGGMTSYPVASALKYFPADFGLQPSEADQ, encoded by the coding sequence ATGATGCCGACGCTCTACCTGCCCACTGACTCCCTGGCCCGCGCCGTCGGTGCCGACGACATCGCCACGGCGCTGCTGGCCCAGGCCCGGGAGCGCAATCTGTCGCTGGATCTGCAACGCACCAGTTCCCGTGGTTTGTACTGGCTCGAACCGCTGCTGGAAGTCGACAGCCCCCAAGGCCGTATCGGCTTCGGCCCAGTGACCGCCGCCGATGTGCCAGCGCTGCTCGATGCCCTGCAAGGCGATCCGTCCAGCCATCCATTGGCCCTGGGCCTGGTGGAACAACTGCCCTACCTGAAGAGCCAGCAACGCCTGCTGTTCGCCCGCGCCGGCATCACCCGCCCCTTGTCCCTGGAGGATTACCGCGCCCACGGCGGCTTCGAGGGCCTGGCCCGGGCCATCGCTCTCGGTGGCGAACAGACCGCCACCGCCGTGCTCGATTCAGGCCTGCGCGGTCGTGGCGGCGCGGCTTTCCCCGCTGGGATCAAATGGCGCACGGTGCGCAGCACCCAGGCGGCGCAGAAGTACATTGTCTGCAACGCCGACGAAGGTGACTCCGGCACCTTCGCCGACCGCATGCTCATGGAGGGCGACCCCTTCCTGTTGATCGAAGGCATGGCCATTGCCGGACTCAGCGTCGGCGCCAGCTACGGCTACATCTATGTACGCTCGGAATATCCACAAGCAGTGGCGACGCTGCGCGAGGCGCTCGGCATCGCCCGCGCCGCCGGCTACCTCGGCAGCGATGTCGGCGGCAGCGGCCTGGCCTTCGACCTGGAAGTGCGGGTCGGTGCCGGCGCCTATATCTGCGGCGAGGAAACCGCCCTGCTGGATTCGCTCGAAGGCAAACGCGGAATCGTCCGCGCCAAGCCGCCGATCCCTGCGCTGCAAGGCCTGTTCGGCCAACCGACACTGGTACACAACGTGCTGACCCTGGCCTCGGTGCCACTGATCCTGGCCAAGGGCGCGCAGTTCTATCGCGACTACGGCATGGGCCGCTCCCTGGGCACCATGCCTTTCCAACTGGCCGGCAACATCCGTCACGGCGGGTTGGTCGAGCGGGCGTTTGGCCTGACCCTGCGCGAGTTGGTGGAAGACTACGGCGGCGGCACCGCCAGCGGTCGACCGCTGAAGGCCGCCCAGGTCGGTGGCCCGCTCGGCGCCTGGGTACCCCCGGAACACTTCGACACCCCGCTGGATTACGAGGCCTTTGCGGCCATTGGCGCCATGCTCGGTCACGGTGGCGTGGTGGTCGCTGACGACAGCCTCGACATGGCCCACATGGCCCGCTTCGCCCTGCAGTTCTGCGCCGAGGAGTCCTGTGGCAAATGCACCCCGTGCCGGATCGGCTCGACGCGCGGCGTGGAGGTGATCGACCGCCTGCTGGCCGCTCCCGACCAGAGCGGTCGCGATGAACAGGCGATCATCCTCAAGGACCTGTGCGACACCCTGCAATACGGTTCGCTGTGCGCGTTGGGCGGCATGACTTCCTATCCGGTCGCCAGCGCCCTCAAGTACTTCCCTGCCGACTTCGGTCTGCAGCCTTCGGAGGCCGACCAATGA
- the fdhF gene encoding formate dehydrogenase subunit alpha yields MITLFDPKTDMDLGTPARDSQVQVTLNIDGQSISVPEGTSVMRAAAMLGTSIPKLCATDSLEPFGSCRMCLVEIDGMRGYPASCTTPVSEGMTVHTQTPKLATLRRNVMELYISDHPLDCLTCSANGNCELQTVAGQVGLREVRYGYAGENHLADQKDTSNPYFDYDPSKCIVCNRCVRACEETQGTFALTITGRGFESRVAAAGGENFLDSECVSCGACVQACPTATLMEKSVVELGQPEHAVITTCAYCGVGCSFRAEMKGDQLVRMVPDKNGQANHGHSCVKGRFAWGYATHPDRITKPMIRKHISDPWQEVSWDEAVTYAASEFRRLQQKYGRDSIGGITSSRCTNEETYLVQKLVRAAFGNNNVDTCARVCHSPTGYGLKQTLGESAGTQSFDSVMQADVILVMGANPSDAHPVFASQLKRSLREGARLIVIDPRRIDLVDSIHARAELHLALRPGTNVAMLNALAHVIVTEGLLDQDFIDARCEGVDFARWSEFVSRAENSPEVLGLICGVEAADIRAAARLYAGAGNAAIYYGLGVTEHSQGSTAVMGIANLAMATGNIGREGVGVNPLRGQNNVQGSCDMGSFPHELPGYRHISNEAVRTQFEQAWNVTLQPDPGLRIPNMFESALAGSFKGLYCQGEDIAQSDPNTQHVTAALSAMECVVVQDIFLNETAKFAHVFLPGSSFLEKDGTFTNAERRISRVRKVMEPLGGKADWEGTVALANALGYPMNYQHPSQIMDEIASLTPTFTHVSYAALERHGSLQWPCNAAAPDGTPTMHIDEFVRGKGRFMLTGYVPTEEKVNNRYPLLLTTGRILSQYNVGAQTRRTDNVAWHDEDRLEIHPTDAESRGINEGDWVGIGSRAGQTVLRARVTERVAPGVVYTTFHFPESGANVITTDNSDWATNCPEYKVTAVEVSRVYHPSEWQKRYQAFSDEQQRLLDERRQARSTGAKAEVRR; encoded by the coding sequence ATGATCACTCTCTTCGACCCGAAAACCGACATGGACCTGGGCACCCCGGCGCGCGACAGCCAGGTACAGGTCACCTTGAACATCGACGGCCAGAGCATCAGCGTGCCCGAAGGCACCTCGGTGATGCGGGCGGCGGCCATGCTCGGGACCAGCATTCCCAAACTGTGCGCCACCGACAGCCTGGAGCCCTTCGGGTCCTGCCGCATGTGCCTGGTGGAGATCGACGGCATGCGCGGCTATCCCGCGTCCTGCACCACGCCGGTCAGCGAGGGCATGACCGTACACACCCAGACGCCGAAGCTCGCCACCCTGCGACGCAACGTCATGGAGCTGTACATCTCCGACCACCCGCTGGACTGCCTGACCTGCTCGGCCAACGGCAACTGCGAACTGCAAACCGTGGCCGGCCAGGTCGGCCTGCGGGAAGTGCGCTATGGCTACGCCGGTGAAAACCATCTGGCCGACCAGAAAGACACCTCCAACCCCTACTTCGACTACGACCCGAGCAAGTGCATCGTCTGTAACCGCTGCGTGCGCGCCTGCGAAGAAACCCAGGGCACCTTTGCTCTGACCATCACCGGGCGTGGCTTCGAATCGCGGGTCGCGGCGGCCGGTGGCGAGAACTTCCTCGACTCCGAATGCGTGTCCTGCGGCGCCTGCGTGCAGGCCTGCCCCACCGCGACCCTGATGGAAAAAAGCGTGGTCGAACTGGGTCAGCCCGAACACGCCGTGATCACCACCTGCGCCTACTGTGGCGTGGGCTGCTCGTTCCGCGCCGAGATGAAAGGCGACCAGTTGGTACGCATGGTTCCCGACAAGAACGGCCAGGCCAACCATGGCCACTCCTGCGTCAAGGGCCGCTTTGCCTGGGGCTACGCCACCCACCCGGATCGCATCACCAAGCCGATGATCCGCAAGCACATCAGCGACCCCTGGCAGGAAGTCAGCTGGGATGAAGCCGTGACCTATGCCGCCAGCGAATTCCGTCGCCTGCAGCAGAAATATGGGCGCGACTCCATCGGCGGCATTACTTCCAGCCGCTGTACCAACGAAGAAACCTACCTGGTACAGAAACTGGTACGCGCCGCCTTCGGCAACAACAACGTCGACACTTGCGCGCGGGTCTGCCATTCGCCCACCGGCTATGGCCTGAAACAGACCCTCGGCGAATCCGCCGGCACCCAGAGTTTCGACTCGGTGATGCAGGCCGACGTGATCCTCGTGATGGGCGCCAACCCCAGCGACGCCCACCCGGTGTTCGCCTCGCAACTCAAGCGCAGCCTGCGTGAAGGCGCCCGGCTGATCGTCATCGACCCACGGCGCATCGACCTGGTGGACTCGATCCATGCCCGCGCCGAATTGCACCTGGCGCTACGCCCGGGCACCAACGTCGCCATGCTCAATGCACTGGCCCACGTCATCGTCACCGAGGGCCTGCTCGACCAGGACTTTATCGACGCCCGTTGCGAAGGTGTCGACTTCGCCCGCTGGAGCGAGTTCGTCAGCCGCGCGGAAAACTCGCCGGAAGTTCTTGGACTGATCTGCGGCGTCGAAGCCGCCGATATCCGTGCCGCCGCCCGCCTCTATGCTGGCGCCGGCAATGCGGCGATCTACTATGGCCTGGGCGTCACCGAGCACAGCCAGGGCAGCACCGCCGTGATGGGCATCGCCAACCTGGCCATGGCCACCGGCAATATCGGCCGCGAAGGTGTCGGCGTGAACCCGCTGCGCGGGCAGAACAACGTCCAGGGTTCCTGCGACATGGGCTCCTTCCCCCACGAGCTGCCGGGCTACCGGCACATCTCCAACGAAGCGGTGCGCACGCAGTTCGAACAGGCCTGGAACGTGACCCTGCAACCTGATCCGGGCCTGCGCATCCCCAACATGTTCGAGTCCGCGCTGGCCGGCAGCTTCAAGGGCCTGTACTGCCAGGGCGAGGATATCGCCCAGAGCGACCCGAATACCCAACACGTCACCGCGGCGCTGTCGGCCATGGAGTGCGTGGTGGTGCAGGACATCTTCCTCAACGAAACCGCCAAGTTCGCCCACGTGTTCCTGCCGGGCAGCTCGTTCCTGGAAAAGGACGGCACCTTCACCAACGCCGAGCGACGTATCTCGCGGGTGCGCAAGGTCATGGAACCGCTGGGTGGCAAGGCCGACTGGGAAGGCACCGTGGCCCTGGCCAACGCCCTCGGCTACCCGATGAACTACCAGCACCCTTCGCAAATCATGGATGAAATCGCCAGCCTGACGCCGACCTTCACCCACGTCAGCTACGCCGCCCTGGAACGTCACGGCAGCCTGCAATGGCCCTGCAACGCGGCGGCGCCGGACGGCACGCCGACCATGCACATCGACGAGTTCGTACGCGGCAAGGGCCGTTTCATGCTCACCGGCTACGTGCCCACCGAGGAAAAGGTCAACAACCGTTATCCGCTGCTGCTGACCACCGGCCGCATCCTCAGCCAGTACAACGTCGGCGCACAGACCCGACGCACCGACAACGTCGCCTGGCATGACGAAGACCGCCTGGAAATCCACCCGACCGATGCCGAGAGCCGGGGCATCAACGAAGGCGACTGGGTCGGTATCGGCAGCCGCGCGGGCCAGACCGTACTGCGCGCGCGGGTCACCGAGCGGGTCGCACCGGGCGTGGTGTACACCACCTTCCACTTCCCGGAGTCGGGGGCCAACGTCATTACCACCGACAACTCCGACTGGGCCACCAACTGTCCGGAGTACAAGGTCACCGCCGTGGAAGTCAGCCGCGTCTACCACCCCTCGGAGTGGCAAAAACGCTACCAGGCGTTCAGTGACGAACAACAGCGCCTGCTCGACGAACGCCGCCAGGCACGCAGCACCGGAGCAAAAGCGGAGGTACGCCGATGA
- a CDS encoding formate dehydrogenase subunit delta, translating to MSTDNLIKMANQIAQYFSSEPDEQLAMLGVRNHLQMFWTPGMRKELLAWQTEHQGADLHPLAQAAVSGAGWEA from the coding sequence ATGAGCACCGACAACCTGATCAAGATGGCCAACCAGATCGCCCAGTACTTCTCCAGCGAACCGGACGAGCAACTGGCCATGCTCGGCGTGCGCAATCACCTGCAGATGTTCTGGACCCCGGGCATGCGCAAGGAACTGCTGGCCTGGCAGACGGAACACCAGGGCGCGGACCTGCATCCGCTGGCGCAGGCAGCGGTCAGTGGCGCGGGGTGGGAGGCTTAG
- the tnpB gene encoding IS66 family insertion sequence element accessory protein TnpB (TnpB, as the term is used for proteins encoded by IS66 family insertion elements, is considered an accessory protein, since TnpC, encoded by a neighboring gene, is a DDE family transposase.), which translates to MMRPDAKVEKVYLYPKPVDFRKSIDGLAALVELDIKVAVFDPVLFVFLNKPRNRVKILYWERNGFCLWLKRLESERFKTSPDATDEAIVLTVQELNWLLDGFDLWRNRPHQVLTPRFVA; encoded by the coding sequence ATGATGCGACCCGACGCCAAAGTCGAAAAAGTGTACCTCTACCCCAAACCTGTAGACTTTCGAAAATCCATCGACGGACTGGCTGCGCTGGTCGAACTGGATATCAAGGTTGCCGTGTTCGACCCGGTACTTTTCGTTTTCCTCAACAAGCCGCGCAACCGAGTGAAAATCTTGTACTGGGAGCGCAACGGCTTCTGCCTTTGGCTCAAACGCCTGGAATCAGAGCGATTCAAAACATCGCCCGATGCCACCGACGAGGCGATTGTCCTCACCGTCCAGGAACTGAACTGGCTGCTCGACGGTTTTGACCTCTGGCGTAACCGTCCCCATCAGGTTTTGACGCCGCGATTCGTGGCCTGA